One part of the Bacteroidia bacterium genome encodes these proteins:
- a CDS encoding nicotinamide-nucleotide amidohydrolase family protein, whose protein sequence is MPGISLITIGNELLRGRIVNTNATEAAKILRKYGFSLNRVLSISDTREAILQAVEQELLEHEIVILSGGLGPTRDDITKHTLLEWSNSEWVWDPGTLAFLEKRYERRKRAFTELTRLQARVPSACEVIHNPNGTAPGMMFRHKGRMLFSFPGVPFEMLYLLEHGAVPKIREAFPASFYKSGLIRVADIAESAVAERLDELERAFPAGMSLAYLPRHDGLWLELSIQRPAAEETLAQQILEDELKKMTDIMQDKVYAKGDHPITEEMRRLFTQNNLTLAVAESLTGGNVSAKLVEVSGASNYYKGSVTAYAVSAKEKILGLPSELIEKYGVVSAEVAKEMAIGVRKLLQTDIGLGTTGFAEDNGEVKAHAFLGFADQRHADSKEVRLVYDRKVNIERCSNYLIQWCLKKVRETLD, encoded by the coding sequence ATGCCAGGAATATCCCTCATTACAATTGGAAATGAGCTTCTTCGTGGGCGGATCGTCAATACAAACGCAACAGAAGCTGCCAAAATCCTCAGAAAATATGGATTCTCCCTGAATCGGGTACTCAGCATATCTGATACGAGAGAAGCGATTCTACAAGCAGTCGAACAGGAGCTGCTCGAGCATGAGATCGTGATTCTGTCAGGAGGATTAGGCCCTACACGAGATGATATTACCAAACATACCCTGCTCGAATGGAGCAATAGCGAATGGGTATGGGATCCCGGGACCCTGGCGTTTTTGGAGAAAAGATATGAAAGACGCAAAAGAGCTTTTACAGAGCTTACCCGTCTTCAGGCTCGAGTGCCCTCAGCCTGTGAAGTGATCCACAATCCCAATGGTACAGCACCCGGTATGATGTTCAGACATAAAGGCCGTATGCTATTCTCTTTCCCCGGAGTACCTTTTGAGATGTTGTACCTATTGGAGCATGGGGCTGTACCAAAGATCAGAGAAGCTTTTCCTGCTTCTTTTTACAAAAGTGGGCTAATCCGTGTTGCAGATATCGCCGAATCAGCAGTGGCAGAAAGGTTGGATGAATTAGAGCGGGCATTTCCCGCTGGAATGTCTTTAGCCTACTTGCCCCGGCATGATGGGCTTTGGCTGGAATTGAGTATCCAAAGGCCGGCAGCGGAGGAAACTCTGGCTCAGCAAATCCTGGAGGATGAATTGAAGAAGATGACGGATATTATGCAGGACAAAGTGTATGCTAAAGGAGACCATCCGATCACAGAGGAGATGAGAAGGCTATTTACACAAAATAATTTGACCCTGGCAGTAGCCGAAAGTTTGACCGGAGGTAATGTTTCAGCCAAACTTGTAGAGGTCTCTGGAGCCTCAAATTACTACAAAGGATCTGTAACAGCTTATGCTGTGAGCGCAAAAGAAAAAATTTTAGGACTTCCATCGGAGCTTATCGAAAAATATGGCGTAGTTTCTGCGGAAGTAGCGAAAGAAATGGCTATTGGGGTCAGGAAACTCTTACAAACAGATATTGGATTAGGAACTACTGGTTTCGCTGAAGACAATGGCGAAGTCAAGGCACATGCATTTCTGGGATTTGCAGACCAGAGACATGCCGACTCGAAAGAAGTAAGACTCGTGTACGATCGCAAGGTAAATATAGAACGCTGTTCAAATTATCTGATCCAATGGTGTTTGAAAAAAGTAAGAGAGACTTTGGACTAA
- a CDS encoding DUF4905 domain-containing protein: protein MKVEKVNFKEQLAQVICDDSEDALAIELRDKENKTLKLIYLDLKSGEIWTIEEELSWWYQLQACSQGKLILNGFEDPGLPMTKGIYIFDAKAGQKLWEQPLSHFLYQSSGGVWVEQDEKKHFLNLVDGNSAMPPSENVHKSYEQNFQSDYHACEVIYRLDDRFPFLHSKIEKLWGHKTADYLDHLIIGDKEILSYPHKNPNGGWDQEIAILEKEKIQMARKTASQLKGISWSTFFIWRKFFIWQEDYKSLCFLDLG, encoded by the coding sequence ATGAAGGTAGAGAAGGTCAATTTTAAAGAGCAATTGGCTCAGGTGATCTGCGATGACTCCGAAGATGCCCTGGCAATTGAGCTCCGCGATAAGGAAAATAAAACCCTGAAATTGATCTACCTCGACCTGAAAAGTGGTGAAATTTGGACGATTGAGGAGGAATTGAGTTGGTGGTATCAATTGCAAGCCTGTAGTCAGGGCAAATTGATTTTAAATGGATTTGAAGACCCGGGCCTTCCCATGACCAAAGGCATTTATATATTTGATGCCAAGGCTGGGCAAAAGTTGTGGGAACAGCCACTCAGTCATTTTCTCTACCAGAGCAGTGGAGGAGTTTGGGTAGAGCAGGATGAAAAAAAACACTTTTTGAATTTGGTGGATGGAAATTCGGCAATGCCGCCTTCCGAAAATGTCCATAAGTCCTATGAGCAGAATTTTCAATCCGACTACCATGCCTGTGAGGTCATTTATCGCCTGGATGATAGATTCCCGTTCTTACATAGCAAAATCGAAAAGCTTTGGGGGCATAAAACGGCAGATTATCTGGATCACCTGATCATTGGGGATAAAGAAATTCTAAGCTATCCACACAAAAACCCTAATGGCGGCTGGGATCAGGAAATAGCCATACTTGAAAAGGAGAAAATTCAAATGGCTCGAAAAACGGCTTCACAACTAAAAGGAATTTCCTGGTCTACCTTTTTTATCTGGCGAAAATTCTTCATCTGGCAGGAGGATTATAAATCTTTATGCTTTTTGGATTTGGGGTAA
- a CDS encoding calcium/sodium antiporter, translated as MPDILFWSLIFILTLVTLIFSADFFIKASERIGLAVGIPPFIVGVTLIAMGTSLPELVTSMVAILGDPPNSEIILGNVVGSNIANICLVLAIVGILGNKITLQFDVMRVDMPMVLGAAFILFVCVLDGDFSLFEGIICLSGMLVYLIYVLQLGRNEEASSLGIDVPDEENKQIVSWKEPIILLISSTIIYFSAEYNVQAIVRLSEIMEVGKELIALTAVSIGTSLPELVVSIVAVRMGNGEMAVGNVLGSNIFNVFAVMGIPRLFGEIVVPASILEFSIPVMLIASLLFFFVVLDREVSRWEGLVLLLLYFLFMGNLIGIYI; from the coding sequence ATGCCGGACATCCTCTTTTGGAGCCTGATTTTTATACTTACCCTTGTAACCCTGATCTTCTCAGCAGATTTTTTTATAAAAGCCTCTGAGCGGATTGGTTTGGCCGTAGGTATACCTCCTTTTATAGTGGGTGTTACGCTGATTGCTATGGGTACCTCTCTACCAGAACTGGTTACTTCCATGGTAGCGATTCTGGGAGATCCGCCCAATTCAGAGATCATTTTGGGCAATGTAGTAGGTTCCAATATTGCCAACATTTGTCTGGTTTTGGCTATCGTAGGTATCCTGGGAAACAAGATTACCTTACAGTTTGATGTCATGCGGGTAGATATGCCCATGGTTCTTGGCGCGGCCTTTATCCTTTTTGTTTGCGTCCTGGATGGGGATTTTTCTCTTTTTGAGGGAATTATCTGTCTGTCAGGTATGCTGGTCTATCTTATTTATGTCTTGCAATTGGGCCGAAATGAGGAAGCAAGTAGTCTGGGAATAGATGTTCCGGACGAGGAAAACAAACAGATCGTGTCCTGGAAGGAGCCCATTATTCTACTGATCTCGAGTACCATTATTTATTTCTCTGCGGAATATAATGTACAGGCTATTGTGAGACTCTCCGAAATCATGGAGGTCGGAAAAGAATTGATAGCCCTAACCGCAGTATCTATTGGCACTTCCTTACCTGAACTGGTTGTATCCATCGTAGCCGTGAGAATGGGAAATGGGGAAATGGCCGTTGGAAATGTTTTGGGATCAAACATCTTCAATGTATTTGCCGTCATGGGTATACCCCGACTATTTGGAGAAATAGTTGTCCCAGCAAGCATCCTGGAGTTTAGTATACCCGTAATGCTTATCGCTTCCCTGCTTTTTTTCTTTGTCGTACTCGACAGAGAAGTAAGTCGCTGGGAAGGCCTTGTACTTCTATTACTATACTTCCTTTTTATGGGAAATTTGATTGGGATCTATATTTAA
- a CDS encoding dihydrolipoamide acetyltransferase family protein, with translation MAKFELSMPKMGESIIEATILSWTKEVGDMVELDETILEIATDKVDSEVPSPVEGKLIQQLYKEGDVVPVGAVIAIIAAGGEEEEEVSTPVEAEEEEAPSNGKAHEAETEESLAAREVPFVPSTEPVLEKVGTAIPENRFYSPLVLNIAKKEGMSMTELEGLAGSGRGGRVTKKDILAYVNRRNYEGVSEESAKEADVFQMRPDKSAKPEEKVITSTVVQENDMEDIVNRIISEPQVEAVPEIMNKIGNIEEEPKVESVEKKQVAKPKAPEAPAKVMPPGNYEIVEMDRMRKLIAKNMLASTQTSAHVTSYVEADVTHIVQWRNRVKADFQSQYGEKLTFTPIFVQAVIKALREHPMLNSSVHEDQILVKKDINIGIAVALPTDNLIVPVIKHADRLNLAGLTATINDLAQRARNNKLKPEDLEGGTYTLSNVGTFGNVMGTPIIMQPQVAILATGAIRKIPAVVETPTGDVIAIRQKMFMSHSYDHRIIDGALGGRFVKRVADILEAWDLDQNI, from the coding sequence ATGGCAAAATTCGAATTGAGTATGCCCAAGATGGGCGAAAGCATTATTGAAGCAACCATCCTTAGCTGGACCAAGGAAGTAGGTGATATGGTTGAACTAGATGAAACCATATTGGAAATCGCGACAGATAAAGTTGACTCTGAGGTCCCTTCTCCAGTCGAGGGGAAGCTAATCCAACAACTATATAAAGAAGGAGATGTTGTTCCGGTGGGAGCAGTTATAGCCATTATTGCGGCAGGAGGAGAGGAAGAAGAGGAAGTGAGCACTCCCGTTGAAGCGGAAGAAGAAGAGGCTCCGTCTAACGGCAAGGCCCATGAAGCAGAAACAGAAGAAAGCCTGGCTGCCCGGGAAGTTCCTTTTGTGCCTTCTACTGAACCGGTTTTGGAAAAAGTCGGAACTGCAATTCCCGAAAATCGCTTTTATTCTCCCCTTGTGCTGAACATTGCTAAGAAAGAGGGAATGAGTATGACCGAACTGGAAGGCCTGGCGGGAAGTGGAAGAGGAGGACGAGTCACCAAAAAAGATATTCTGGCCTATGTTAATAGGAGAAACTATGAAGGGGTAAGCGAAGAAAGTGCAAAAGAAGCAGATGTATTTCAAATGCGTCCGGACAAAAGTGCAAAGCCTGAAGAAAAAGTGATCACTTCAACAGTCGTGCAGGAAAACGATATGGAGGATATTGTGAACCGCATCATTTCCGAACCACAAGTGGAGGCCGTGCCAGAGATCATGAATAAGATCGGCAATATAGAGGAGGAGCCGAAAGTAGAAAGCGTGGAAAAGAAGCAGGTGGCAAAACCGAAAGCTCCTGAAGCGCCGGCCAAAGTAATGCCTCCCGGTAATTATGAAATTGTGGAGATGGATCGCATGCGCAAGTTGATCGCCAAAAACATGCTGGCTTCAACCCAGACTTCTGCACATGTAACCTCTTATGTTGAAGCCGACGTTACCCATATCGTCCAATGGAGAAATCGGGTGAAAGCAGATTTTCAATCCCAATATGGAGAGAAACTCACCTTTACCCCCATTTTTGTACAGGCTGTAATCAAGGCTCTGCGTGAGCATCCTATGCTCAATAGTTCTGTTCACGAAGATCAAATCCTTGTCAAAAAAGATATCAATATCGGCATCGCAGTAGCCCTGCCAACAGATAATCTCATTGTACCGGTTATCAAGCATGCAGATCGACTGAATCTCGCCGGCCTGACAGCTACGATCAATGACCTGGCCCAGAGAGCCAGGAATAACAAACTTAAGCCCGAGGATCTCGAAGGCGGCACCTATACCTTATCCAATGTAGGAACCTTTGGGAATGTCATGGGAACCCCCATCATTATGCAGCCTCAGGTAGCCATACTTGCTACAGGAGCGATCCGAAAGATCCCAGCTGTGGTAGAAACCCCAACGGGAGATGTAATCGCCATCCGTCAGAAGATGTTTATGTCTCATTCTTATGATCATCGCATCATAGATGGAGCTTTGGGAGGTCGCTTTGTGAAAAGAGTAGCTGACATCCTGGAAGCCTGGGATTTGGATCAAAATATCTAA
- a CDS encoding DUF3822 family protein — MLFESTAHAETKGFFAHNTCRLVIFIQPLRIYFALLGPREELVYCKEYYNSQQSVDVLFLRYAFEQEKLLSHSFASIKVYIDTEFCLIPDQEDFLQERYDFARFMLNEDIGKEDIYYHSIAKSDIAGLFIPPQLWIDLLNEYLPTYELASGSELSFRLGNLLHNSLKPLILIHLMDEHVNISGFKRDKLEFIQRYPYRNVLDLVYFIQLSSTLLHKGAKVDLYLVGEMEEKSKNWEELKKYFPRIKFPPSLKHRSRKDPSESPWWKYTYLN; from the coding sequence ATGCTTTTCGAATCTACCGCTCACGCGGAAACAAAGGGTTTCTTTGCTCACAATACCTGCCGACTGGTGATTTTCATCCAGCCGCTTAGGATATATTTTGCCTTACTCGGACCTCGAGAGGAGCTGGTGTATTGCAAAGAGTATTACAACTCCCAGCAATCGGTAGATGTTTTGTTTCTACGGTATGCATTCGAACAGGAAAAACTTTTGTCTCACAGTTTTGCCTCCATCAAAGTTTATATCGATACAGAATTTTGCCTGATTCCAGATCAGGAGGATTTCCTTCAGGAACGATACGATTTTGCCCGTTTTATGTTGAATGAGGATATCGGAAAAGAAGATATTTATTATCATTCTATCGCTAAGTCCGATATCGCGGGCCTTTTCATCCCTCCTCAACTATGGATCGACCTCCTCAATGAATATCTCCCCACCTATGAATTGGCTTCCGGGAGTGAACTTTCCTTTCGGCTGGGAAATCTTCTGCACAATTCCCTAAAGCCTCTGATCCTGATTCATCTCATGGATGAACATGTCAATATTTCAGGCTTTAAACGAGATAAGCTCGAATTTATCCAGCGATATCCCTACCGTAATGTGCTGGACCTGGTGTATTTCATTCAATTGAGTTCTACTCTTTTACATAAAGGTGCCAAGGTTGACCTCTATCTGGTTGGGGAGATGGAAGAAAAGAGCAAAAACTGGGAAGAATTGAAAAAATATTTTCCTCGTATCAAATTCCCGCCAAGCCTCAAACACCGCAGTAGAAAAGATCCTTCCGAAAGTCCCTGGTGGAAGTATACCTACCTCAATTGA
- a CDS encoding caspase family protein, which translates to MKQIWLILGVILCTFNVSAQDVFTQTFGGKQNEHGIDIVETRDNAYLCLGTTDSYGKGKNDICVFKLDASGRVIWRKVLGGTYHDRANDLLETRDGNYVIAGYTKNEDSGHNDAWVFSLNRHGELMWSHTYGGNKEDHARAITQTSDGGFLLAGFSESYTKGSRDIWVIRLNAVGEMLWQNNYGGKGAEEAYDVVQTRDEGFIIGGYQRYDREQLKADMLLVKIDRNGKGIWRKSFKAKGNDVIEKVVETNGGDYLAAGWAYSTNNKSLDGKLLKVSPGGRLIWEKYYGGAGKDAIYDIEESIDGDYVMVGQTASYSNSDDAWLLKISSQGQIRWQKSSSGKKDDYAHAVAATRDRGFALIGGTKSYSKGGRDLLVFKTDAKGNFSQGSSLIAQNLPGGEKTPEFDDENNSSKPNLYVLAVGVSRYEDQTVSLKYAHTDASAMADQFARQQGKVFNRVQVRKLMNKQATLVNIQSGISWLEEKAGPKDMILMFISAHGALDDKGSLYILPTDFEASNLFATALNIQDLTEGVGGSLSKKMIFLDACHSGQSAYDLLEFANINSFNLNAAVEDMVKQESGLSVMTSSSGKEFSYENPKWGHGAFTKALLEGFRGAADFNKNEVISLGELNLYVMERVKELTSGRQHPYMPINLFGNIPLFRLE; encoded by the coding sequence ATGAAACAGATATGGCTCATACTTGGAGTTATTCTCTGTACCTTTAATGTATCAGCGCAAGATGTTTTTACGCAGACTTTCGGTGGTAAACAAAACGAACATGGGATCGATATTGTTGAGACCCGGGACAATGCCTATCTATGTCTGGGGACCACTGATTCCTATGGTAAAGGGAAAAATGATATCTGTGTATTCAAACTGGATGCTTCCGGTCGGGTAATCTGGAGGAAAGTGCTGGGAGGAACCTATCACGATCGCGCCAATGATTTACTCGAAACCCGTGACGGTAATTATGTAATTGCCGGATACACCAAAAATGAAGACAGTGGGCACAATGATGCCTGGGTCTTTTCTCTCAACCGACACGGAGAATTGATGTGGTCTCATACCTATGGAGGGAATAAAGAGGATCACGCAAGAGCTATTACCCAAACTTCTGATGGGGGCTTTCTCCTGGCTGGTTTTTCTGAATCCTATACCAAAGGCTCCAGAGATATCTGGGTGATCCGACTCAATGCAGTGGGAGAAATGCTTTGGCAAAACAATTATGGTGGAAAAGGAGCTGAGGAAGCCTATGATGTCGTCCAGACCCGCGATGAAGGCTTTATTATTGGGGGATATCAACGCTATGACAGAGAGCAATTGAAAGCCGATATGTTGCTGGTCAAGATAGATCGCAATGGGAAGGGGATCTGGCGAAAATCATTTAAGGCAAAAGGAAATGATGTGATAGAAAAGGTAGTTGAGACAAATGGAGGGGATTATTTGGCTGCTGGTTGGGCCTATTCAACAAACAACAAAAGCCTGGATGGGAAATTGTTGAAAGTGAGCCCTGGTGGAAGACTAATATGGGAAAAATATTACGGAGGTGCCGGTAAGGATGCGATCTATGACATAGAGGAAAGCATTGATGGAGATTATGTGATGGTAGGCCAAACAGCTTCCTACAGTAATTCAGATGATGCCTGGTTGCTTAAAATCAGTTCTCAGGGACAAATCAGGTGGCAAAAAAGCAGCAGTGGAAAGAAAGATGATTATGCCCATGCGGTAGCAGCTACCCGCGATAGAGGCTTTGCCCTAATCGGAGGAACCAAAAGCTACAGCAAAGGAGGAAGAGATCTGCTTGTTTTCAAAACGGATGCAAAGGGCAATTTCAGCCAGGGCAGTTCACTTATTGCCCAAAACCTGCCGGGAGGAGAAAAAACGCCTGAATTTGATGATGAAAATAATTCCTCCAAACCCAACCTCTATGTGTTGGCCGTTGGAGTTTCTCGCTATGAAGATCAGACGGTCAGTCTGAAATATGCGCATACGGATGCCAGCGCTATGGCGGATCAGTTTGCTCGCCAGCAAGGCAAAGTCTTCAACAGAGTCCAGGTGCGCAAACTCATGAACAAACAGGCTACCCTGGTAAATATCCAATCCGGAATTTCCTGGCTGGAAGAGAAAGCTGGACCTAAAGACATGATTCTGATGTTCATTTCGGCACATGGAGCTTTGGATGATAAAGGAAGTTTATACATTCTCCCTACAGATTTTGAAGCGAGCAACCTTTTCGCAACAGCTCTCAATATCCAGGACCTGACCGAAGGAGTAGGAGGGAGCCTGAGTAAAAAAATGATCTTCCTCGATGCTTGTCATAGTGGGCAGTCCGCCTATGACCTGCTCGAATTTGCCAATATCAATTCCTTCAACCTCAATGCAGCTGTCGAGGATATGGTAAAGCAGGAGTCCGGTTTGAGTGTGATGACTTCTTCCAGTGGAAAAGAGTTTTCCTATGAAAATCCAAAATGGGGACATGGTGCCTTCACCAAAGCTTTATTGGAAGGATTTAGAGGGGCCGCGGACTTCAATAAAAATGAGGTAATAAGTCTGGGCGAATTGAACCTTTATGTGATGGAGCGGGTTAAAGAATTGACCTCCGGTAGACAACATCCATATATGCCCATCAATCTCTTTGGGAACATACCGCTTTTCAGACTAGAATAG